TGTTGCCAACCCCATATACCACTACCGCCAAGTAATGACCATGAGCATTTGAACATCGCTGTGCTATGAAGCTGCAATTTCCTTCCCTTGCCGTGGTGTAGAAGTGCCTTTTTTTTCACCTTTAGAAAGCCCTCTAGTGATTTAGCAAATCACTGCATTGTGGACAACCCCATCCTCAGCTCATTCACCACCTTCCAGCTTCTCTTGATTACTAGCAAGAGGCTGCCATCCTTTGCTAATGAAAAACTTTTGATTCTATCACTAAATGTTTTTATAACCCGATTCTATCAGTCACTAGACTCACCCTAACAAACACAACACTCAACCGTAACCTCGCCATTAAAAACCACCAAGCATCATCGGAGAAAATATTTTCCTCATCTGAGTTATGGATGTACGGAGAGAATATaatagacacacacacacacagactgcctcttttcttattttgaatatattcttTGACTTAATCCTTTTTTCCGTGACATCAAGAAGTCAATAACCATATCATCATTAGCCAGAGGTGCATTGGGAGATCGTCGAGGATCACTTGAGTTGTGGAATATTCTATATGAATTTACATTCTACTGGTTAGTGTCAAAATTATCATTGTGAATATATTCCGACTTAATCCTATTTTTCCGTGACATCAACAAGTCAATAACCATATCATCAATAGCTAGAGGCTTATTGGGAGATCGTTGAGATTACTTGAGTTAACtcaattagtaatttagtatggTGATCTTGATTTCTTGTtggttatatatttttcatttgttgGTCTAGACTTATTGGAGGACCATTGAGGATATCTCAAATTAACTGTTATTAGTATGGTGGTCTTGATTATTCTTTGCTAATATGTTTCCCTTTATTGGATGCTTTCTCTCTCTGGCTGATGCCATTTGGAGTGGCAGTAGTTTGAGAGCATAAATTATGAGATAGTCTCACACTGAATGGTAGGGATTCAATATTGGGCCACATTTTTAACACTACATGCTCTATCCATAGCCAGTCTGTggcttagttttattttttattttttatatctctgtttattctctctctctctctctctctctctcggatagtcggatatataatttttatctactgtcatacatgcaggGGGCAATGGCATCCAAGAATGATGGGTTTTCTCTGTCTTCTGGAGATTTTCCTACACTGGGTTCAGAGAAAGATAATTCTGGCAGGAACATTGACTCACAAGGTTATTTTTAACTTCGGAtggcttttttaatttttatttggtttcatgtttatgaTTTTTAGTACTTTCATGACAGGTAGGGAGAGtacttttctctatttttaattgttttacatCATGCCTTTACCTACTGTTTTAAAGCTTTAAGAATAgaagtatttttatttcatcaaaCTGAATTTCATGGAGAATTTCAGTCATGTTGGTTAgacaagttttatttaaatcttGCCTTGTTCGTGAGATGCCTGGCAGATGACTTATTCTCGGTTTTATGTTATTTGTTGCTTTAGTAGAATATTCAAGTGCAATGCTTTGATTGCTTGGCCAACTGTTGATTACAGACCACAGTTCTCATGGCCGACCTGTCTCATCTTCTGGTGGAGTAGCATTGCCGAAAGAGGGGAACGGGGCTTCTATAGTTGGTTTGTGTACATTCATTCAATTCACATGCTTTTCATGAATATGTTGAGATTCTGTTCCTTACGCCAATTTTTGTTCTGATGTCTAGCTTTGTCTTATTTTATATCAGGTGATGTTTCTGTAGATGCAAATGTGAAAAGTGGTAATGCAAATTCTTGGAGAAGAGATAAGTGTGAGGACGCCGTCCCGTCTGGTGTGGAGAAGTGGCAGACTGATCCCCAACCGTACCCTAATCCTAGTATTCCTCATCATTTTGAAGCTTGGCATGGTCCTCCAGTAACTAATCCTCCAGGTGGTGTTTGGTTCAGAGGACCTCCAGGAGGTCATCCATACGGACCTCCTGTTGGTCCTGGTGCATTTCCCATGGAACCATTTCCTTATTATCGTCCTCAAATGCCAGCTACTACTCTTGCCAATCCACAGCCAGGGCCCCCACCTGGTGGTGGACCAAGGGGACACCATCCTAATAATGGAGATTTGTACAGACCTCATATGACAGATGCCTATATTCGGCCAGGTATGCCAATCAGGCCTGGCTTTTACCCTGGTCCAGTTGCATACGAGGGTTATTACGGTGGTCCGATGGGATACTGCAATTCAAATGACCGAGATGTTCCATTTATGGGAATGGCAAGTGGCCCCCCAGTTTATAATAGGTACTCGACCCAAAATGCTCCTGAGCCTAGCAGTTCACAGGGAAGATCTGGTGGATATGGTTCTGCTGGCAAAACAATGGTTCCAGAACACATGGAATCTGGTCGTCCTCATGATACACGAGGACCATACAAAGTTCTTCTGAAGCAGCAGAATGGTTGGGATGGGAggaataaagagagaaaatgggAGGGTACAATTTCCACTGATGCTGCATATATTGAGAAGGCAGACCAACCAGGAATGTCTTCATGGGAGAATGACTGGAGGTCAGATTACAGAAATGATGTGGAAATCAGTTTAAGACAGATGACACCCAGTCAAGAAATTTCTAGTCAGACTTGTGATGACCGACGCTCTTCTGTACCTGTCAAAGTCAACTCCCCCAAAAGTGTGGGAAATATGAAGGTAAGTGATGACATTCCAGCAAGTAATTTGGAATGTGCATCCTCTGGTTCACCAGAAATTCCAGGTTCTGTTTCAGCTGTTCCAAAAGATTCCACTCTGATTAAGAAAATTGAAGGACTAAATGCAAAAGCTCGGGCTGCTGACGGACAACATAATATTGCATCTGTTTCTAGTTGGGAGgggcaaaagaaaaaattttcggTTCATAATGCCAAGGCTAGCCATCCTGCAGATGAAGGTGGTAGGGGTTTTGTGTATGCTGAGAGAATCCATGCCACTGGAATCACAAATCCTGCCTCTCGTGAAACTGGTGTTTCTGTTGGAGATAAGAGCCTTGAATCTATGGCTGCTGGTGGAACAACCATCTCCAGGTTTCTTATGCTTCTTGTATACGTCCACCAAAAATGTATTACTTATTTCTGATGTTTGTAAAAGACTAATTTGCAGATTTGCAGATCTATCCATGATATGCAAGGCAGAGGGGGTAATCATGGTAAGGGAGGGCACAATggcctggaggttgatgggTGGCGGAAAAAGGCTCAAGTGATGGAGACTAGTGTTGTATCAGCTTCACGGTCCGACACTAATTCTACCGTTTTTGTTCATGACCACCATACATCTTTTGAGGCTTCTAAAAAGTCTCTGCAGTTCCCTCGAgcaagggaagagagagaatctGCTCCTCCTGTGTTTGATCCAAGTGATAATCAGGCACAGGTgaaatttttgtttcatttatgtTCCTGCTACTTTCTATTCTTTCAGAGATTTATGTTTTTGGTGTATTCTGTCAGCATACTAAGTTGAGAGAACTTGAGCAACGTGCCAAACAACtaagggaggaggaggaggaagaacgGACAAGAAAGCAAATGGCCAAGGTTCCTGTGTTTGATCCAAGTGATAATCAGGCACAGGTgaaatttttgtttcatttatgtTCCTGCTACTTTCTAGTCTTTCAGAGATTTATGTTTTTGGTGTATTCTGTCAGCATACTAAGTTGAGAGAGCTTGAGCAACGTGCCAAACAACTaagggaggaggaggaagaacgGACAAGAAAGCAAATGGCCAAGGCTCCTGTGTTTGATCCAAGTGATAATCAGGCACAGGTgaaatttttgtttcatttatgtTCCTGCTACTTTCTATTCTTTCAGAGATTTATGTTTTTGGTGTATTCTGTCAGCATACTAAGTTGAGAGAGCTTGAGCAACGTGCCAAACAACTaagggaggaggaggaagaacgGACAAGGAAGCAAATGGCCAAGGCTCGTGCAAAACTGGAGGATTTGGATAGGCGTAAGCAATCAATGAAAGGGCCAACTCAGAAGTCAGAAGCTTCAAGTGATGCCATGCAGAGTAGCGAGGGCAGTACCAGCAGAGTTGTACAATCCCCTGATTTGTCCAGTGAACTACCTCCGGAGAAACCTAAGAGTGTTAACAAGGAATTTGTAGTGCAGAATCAATCCGTGTCATTTCAGCATGGTGCTGATAGTGCTGATGTTACTCGTCATAATAATGCTCCCCACATTCAGGATGGTGATGCCCCAAGGCAGAAGCGTAATGGCTACAGAGAAAAGCAGAGTCTGGAAAAGAACTCTAATGTAAAGTCAATTTCTACAAGCAATAACGAGGCACCAAAAAACCATACTGATGCATCGGGTAAGATCACAGTGTCAGTTGGTGAAGTTGCCATTGAAATTGCCCCAAGCTGCCAGTCAAACTTGCCTCTGAACTCAAATGCAGTGCCTGGGTCCTCAAGCTTTCCTATGAATGCAAATGCAATGACAGAGTCGTCTGTTTCACAGAGAAAGAAGAATAACAAGGGTGGCAAGAACAAGCACAAAGTGGAGGTAGCATCATCTGTAGCTACTTCACAATCATTAGAAGCAAAAGAACCAAATCTTGTGAATGCTTCTCTTGAACTTGGCAAGCCAATTGTTTTTCAGACTGAATTGGATTCTAACTCAGTTCAGTCAGTAACCATTTCGAAGGATGAAAATCAGTTATTTGAGCATCAGTCATCTTTACCATCGGAAGATTCGCATGGTAGAGCGAATAGCCAGTGGAAAGCTCAGCATTCTCGTAGGATGTCAAAAAACTCACAACTTAATAGATCAGCAGAGAAATTCCATGGGGATGCTGTCTGGGCACCCGTAGGGTCACAAAACAAAGCTGATGCAGATGAAGCCAGTCATAAAAATGTAGTTGAAGCCATTACTCCATTCATGAAGATTGATCATCAAGCGCAGGGAAACCCCAAAAATAAGAGGGCAGAAATTGAGAGATATATACCAAAGCCTGTAGCGAAGGAAATGGCTCAGCAAGGAAGCATTCAACAACTGGTGGCATCTTCAGGCAATCAGACTACATCAGACGAGGTCATTGAGGGAGCAGATTCTTCTCCAGGCACCAAAAATAGTCAACCTGCTGGCTCAGCTGTGGGAAAAGTGGGGCTTGCCTTTGAGTCCCGGAATAGGGATGGTAGACAGAATAAGCAGGGAAGAGCGCATGGGTCATGGCGGCAACGAGGTTCAACAGAGTTGGTTGGTGTGCAGAGTTTGCAAGATGGACCTTCATACCCTGGTCAAAATGTTCAAAACCCTGTCAAGGATTACCAAACTCAGAAGCTGGATGTAGGTTTGGTGAAAGAGCAACAAACATATTCTGATGAATGGAATGCCCCTGATGGTGGGAACATTCCCGACAATTCTGATTCTGTTGCACACGTTGCAGTTACTGCCATAACAGATCAGGGAGTGACAGGCAGAGCAAAACGCCTTCCACTCAAGGGGCATAAAGGTATGGGGAATAATAATGGTCTTGATCAGAAGGAATGTAGTAGTGGCGACGCGGACAAAATTGATACCCAATCTTCCTCCCTTGAGATGAGTCACATACACTTGCCTACCACTTCGAAAGATAATCGAGGTACTGGGGAACGCTCAACAGCTCATTGGCAACCCAAATCTCAAACATTTCCTGCTAATAGTCAAGGAAGCAGAACCAATAGTGTTCGAAGTGGAGGTCCTGGAGTTGTTTGGACTAACAAAAAGGAGTCTACTCCCCAGGGTGCTACTGTACCACTAACACCACTACACGACAAGAGAACTGGTGAAGGTGTGTCCCCACCTTGCCACGATCAATTTCCCTCTAAAAAAGTTGATGCAGAAGAAGCATTAGGTGCTGGAGGGCATCGAGAGgctaaaagagggaaaaaagtaGGTTCCCTCAAGGGACGTCCCCACTCCCCGAACCTAGTTCCTGTCAGCCCAGTTGAACAAGCTCCTGGAAGTATGGATGTTAGACAAGAGCAACGGTCATCATCTGGATTCCGGAAGAGTGGAAACCAAAATAATAACCGTTTCAGCAGGTTGCATGAATCTCGTGGAGATTGGAACTCATCTGGGCATGATAGCAAACATAATAACCCATCCTCAAACTGGGACAGACAGAGGCCCAATTCACATTACGAGTACCAGCCAGTTGGCCCGGACAACAATAACAAATCAAACATTGCCGAGGGACCTAAAGATGGAATCCCTAATACAGGTCCAAGGTTCAGGGAGAGGGGTCAGAATCACTCGAGGCATGGTGGGGGGAGGTTCTATGGACGTCAAGGTGGCACTGATAGGGTAGATGCCGACTACGAGTAGTGGGAACATAAATTCTGCAGTGGTTTTTGTTTGGTGATAAACGACTCAACTCAGCAGTGTCTGGATCCATGATGTTTTCAGGTAATTGTTGTATTTTAGATGGTAGTATCTCTAACAGAATATTCAGTCGTAACGCTTGTAAATGTTTTGATTAAGATTTCAATTATTTTGGGTTTCAGCAGTCAATTATCAATTCATGGCTTGTGTACGTTGAGCAGGGCTTGGAGACAAGGTGATGACGATGGGGCAAAATATTCTTGAGATGGTGGTACTACTCGCATTTGGTTAAATCTTTCtcatacttttgaaaatatatctTATCTACCCATTGTAACTTGGTCACACGGTTGGTTTGCCGTGGAACCATTGATACCTTTCTTTTAAGCCCTGTATTGTAGTGACCGTTTATATTGTTGATATGGAACGCCATAAAGGAATGAAGTGAGGTTTTCTGGTTCCTCGTGTATATATCTCAATTTCTGGtttgggctttgctacatacagtcgggaaatgcagtcggcgtgcagtcgactgtacggaatgaataaaaaaaattataaaaaaattgttttatattcagggggaactacatgaattataaaaagttataaaaatatttttttttttttttttatataggtctcgtattaattttttttttacagccgactgtacgccgactgcattttccgactgcacaaatcatttctgtttCTGGTTTTGTATTGTGACCTGTTGTGCCAAAAATTCGGTTTTcaatctggatttttttttttattttttattttcttaggtGCAATCTCTTGTCAGTTACATTAATGATGAGGCTTCGGTTTGGAGATCTAAAAGTTAGGGGTTTGCGGCAGCTGGACGGGGGCAACCGTCCTCCCATCCCCCACCAGCTGCACCCTGCTTGGTCGGCAATGCACCCTAGGCCGTTAATTGTTGGGGTATGGGCCCCTTCCCTAGGGGGAGTTTGGTCCGGTCCCGGGAAGTTTTGTGACTGGACCGGACCAATTCGGTCTAGGGTTTTTCTATTATGGACCAGATAGAGCATACTAAGGACTAGGTCAGTCTGGTCGGTCCATTTAGTtcaacatttttcttcttttatattttttgattaattgattgataaaatttttttatttaaaatactaaattaaaattaagtaacttATTAAATGCAAATTTcataataaattgtacaattatgatactagtattatatattatagttatagacttagtaccaatattataactaataattatactagtagtattactagtatattata
This Carya illinoinensis cultivar Pawnee chromosome 11, C.illinoinensisPawnee_v1, whole genome shotgun sequence DNA region includes the following protein-coding sequences:
- the LOC122282945 gene encoding protein MODIFIER OF SNC1 1-like isoform X1, with amino-acid sequence MTSSMLSGERRWATSTRRGGKTVLGKVAVPKPINLPSQRLENHGLDPSVEIVPKGTHSWGSRPSSSTSNAWGTVSPGTEGGTGSPSHLSGRPSSGGSNTRPSTSSSDRAHEPNANAWGPNSRPSSASGALTSNQTLLTSLRPRSAETRPGSSQLSRFAEPLPENTGAWGAAGTPEILGAMASKNDGFSLSSGDFPTLGSEKDNSGRNIDSQDHSSHGRPVSSSGGVALPKEGNGASIVGDVSVDANVKSGNANSWRRDKCEDAVPSGVEKWQTDPQPYPNPSIPHHFEAWHGPPVTNPPGGVWFRGPPGGHPYGPPVGPGAFPMEPFPYYRPQMPATTLANPQPGPPPGGGPRGHHPNNGDLYRPHMTDAYIRPGMPIRPGFYPGPVAYEGYYGGPMGYCNSNDRDVPFMGMASGPPVYNRYSTQNAPEPSSSQGRSGGYGSAGKTMVPEHMESGRPHDTRGPYKVLLKQQNGWDGRNKERKWEGTISTDAAYIEKADQPGMSSWENDWRSDYRNDVEISLRQMTPSQEISSQTCDDRRSSVPVKVNSPKSVGNMKVSDDIPASNLECASSGSPEIPGSVSAVPKDSTLIKKIEGLNAKARAADGQHNIASVSSWEGQKKKFSVHNAKASHPADEGGRGFVYAERIHATGITNPASRETGVSVGDKSLESMAAGGTTISRSIHDMQGRGGNHGKGGHNGLEVDGWRKKAQVMETSVVSASRSDTNSTVFVHDHHTSFEASKKSLQFPRAREERESAPPVFDPSDNQAQHTKLRELEQRAKQLREEEEEERTRKQMAKVPVFDPSDNQAQHTKLRELEQRAKQLREEEEERTRKQMAKAPVFDPSDNQAQHTKLRELEQRAKQLREEEEERTRKQMAKARAKLEDLDRRKQSMKGPTQKSEASSDAMQSSEGSTSRVVQSPDLSSELPPEKPKSVNKEFVVQNQSVSFQHGADSADVTRHNNAPHIQDGDAPRQKRNGYREKQSLEKNSNVKSISTSNNEAPKNHTDASGKITVSVGEVAIEIAPSCQSNLPLNSNAVPGSSSFPMNANAMTESSVSQRKKNNKGGKNKHKVEVASSVATSQSLEAKEPNLVNASLELGKPIVFQTELDSNSVQSVTISKDENQLFEHQSSLPSEDSHGRANSQWKAQHSRRMSKNSQLNRSAEKFHGDAVWAPVGSQNKADADEASHKNVVEAITPFMKIDHQAQGNPKNKRAEIERYIPKPVAKEMAQQGSIQQLVASSGNQTTSDEVIEGADSSPGTKNSQPAGSAVGKVGLAFESRNRDGRQNKQGRAHGSWRQRGSTELVGVQSLQDGPSYPGQNVQNPVKDYQTQKLDVGLVKEQQTYSDEWNAPDGGNIPDNSDSVAHVAVTAITDQGVTGRAKRLPLKGHKGMGNNNGLDQKECSSGDADKIDTQSSSLEMSHIHLPTTSKDNRGTGERSTAHWQPKSQTFPANSQGSRTNSVRSGGPGVVWTNKKESTPQGATVPLTPLHDKRTGEGVSPPCHDQFPSKKVDAEEALGAGGHREAKRGKKVGSLKGRPHSPNLVPVSPVEQAPGSMDVRQEQRSSSGFRKSGNQNNNRFSRLHESRGDWNSSGHDSKHNNPSSNWDRQRPNSHYEYQPVGPDNNNKSNIAEGPKDGIPNTGPRFRERGQNHSRHGGGRFYGRQGGTDRVDADYE
- the LOC122282945 gene encoding protein MODIFIER OF SNC1 1-like isoform X3, which gives rise to MASKNDGFSLSSGDFPTLGSEKDNSGRNIDSQDHSSHGRPVSSSGGVALPKEGNGASIVGDVSVDANVKSGNANSWRRDKCEDAVPSGVEKWQTDPQPYPNPSIPHHFEAWHGPPVTNPPGGVWFRGPPGGHPYGPPVGPGAFPMEPFPYYRPQMPATTLANPQPGPPPGGGPRGHHPNNGDLYRPHMTDAYIRPGMPIRPGFYPGPVAYEGYYGGPMGYCNSNDRDVPFMGMASGPPVYNRYSTQNAPEPSSSQGRSGGYGSAGKTMVPEHMESGRPHDTRGPYKVLLKQQNGWDGRNKERKWEGTISTDAAYIEKADQPGMSSWENDWRSDYRNDVEISLRQMTPSQEISSQTCDDRRSSVPVKVNSPKSVGNMKVSDDIPASNLECASSGSPEIPGSVSAVPKDSTLIKKIEGLNAKARAADGQHNIASVSSWEGQKKKFSVHNAKASHPADEGGRGFVYAERIHATGITNPASRETGVSVGDKSLESMAAGGTTISRSIHDMQGRGGNHGKGGHNGLEVDGWRKKAQVMETSVVSASRSDTNSTVFVHDHHTSFEASKKSLQFPRAREERESAPPVFDPSDNQAQHTKLRELEQRAKQLREEEEEERTRKQMAKVPVFDPSDNQAQHTKLRELEQRAKQLREEEEERTRKQMAKAPVFDPSDNQAQHTKLRELEQRAKQLREEEEERTRKQMAKARAKLEDLDRRKQSMKGPTQKSEASSDAMQSSEGSTSRVVQSPDLSSELPPEKPKSVNKEFVVQNQSVSFQHGADSADVTRHNNAPHIQDGDAPRQKRNGYREKQSLEKNSNVKSISTSNNEAPKNHTDASGKITVSVGEVAIEIAPSCQSNLPLNSNAVPGSSSFPMNANAMTESSVSQRKKNNKGGKNKHKVEVASSVATSQSLEAKEPNLVNASLELGKPIVFQTELDSNSVQSVTISKDENQLFEHQSSLPSEDSHGRANSQWKAQHSRRMSKNSQLNRSAEKFHGDAVWAPVGSQNKADADEASHKNVVEAITPFMKIDHQAQGNPKNKRAEIERYIPKPVAKEMAQQGSIQQLVASSGNQTTSDEVIEGADSSPGTKNSQPAGSAVGKVGLAFESRNRDGRQNKQGRAHGSWRQRGSTELVGVQSLQDGPSYPGQNVQNPVKDYQTQKLDVGLVKEQQTYSDEWNAPDGGNIPDNSDSVAHVAVTAITDQGVTGRAKRLPLKGHKGMGNNNGLDQKECSSGDADKIDTQSSSLEMSHIHLPTTSKDNRGTGERSTAHWQPKSQTFPANSQGSRTNSVRSGGPGVVWTNKKESTPQGATVPLTPLHDKRTGEGVSPPCHDQFPSKKVDAEEALGAGGHREAKRGKKVGSLKGRPHSPNLVPVSPVEQAPGSMDVRQEQRSSSGFRKSGNQNNNRFSRLHESRGDWNSSGHDSKHNNPSSNWDRQRPNSHYEYQPVGPDNNNKSNIAEGPKDGIPNTGPRFRERGQNHSRHGGGRFYGRQGGTDRVDADYE
- the LOC122282945 gene encoding protein MODIFIER OF SNC1 1-like isoform X2, whose translation is MTSSMLSGERRWATSTRRGGKTVLGKVAVPKPINLPSQRLENHGLDPSVEIVPKGTHSWGSRPSSSTSNAWGTVSPGTEGGTGSPSHLSGRPSSGGSNTRPSTSSSDRAHEPNANAWGPNSRPSSASGALTSNQTLLTSLRPRSAETRPGSSQLSRFAEPLPENTGAWGAAGTPEILGAMASKNDGFSLSSGDFPTLGSEKDNSGRNIDSQDHSSHGRPVSSSGGVALPKEGNGASIVGDVSVDANVKSGNANSWRRDKCEDAVPSGVEKWQTDPQPYPNPSIPHHFEAWHGPPVTNPPGGVWFRGPPGGHPYGPPVGPGAFPMEPFPYYRPQMPATTLANPQPGPPPGGGPRGHHPNNGDLYRPHMTDAYIRPGMPIRPGFYPGPVAYEGYYGGPMGYCNSNDRDVPFMGMASGPPVYNRYSTQNAPEPSSSQGRSGGYGSAGKTMVPEHMESGRPHDTRGPYKVLLKQQNGWDGRNKERKWEGTISTDAAYIEKADQPGMSSWENDWRSDYRNDVEISLRQMTPSQEISSQTCDDRRSSVPVKVNSPKSVGNMKVSDDIPASNLECASSGSPEIPGSVSAVPKDSTLIKKIEGLNAKARAADGQHNIASVSSWEGQKKKFSVHNAKASHPADEGGRGFVYAERIHATGITNPASRETGVSVGDKSLESMAAGGTTISRSIHDMQGRGGNHGKGGHNGLEVDGWRKKAQVMETSVVSASRSDTNSTVFVHDHHTSFEASKKSLQFPRAREERESAPPVFDPSDNQAQHTKLRELEQRAKQLREEEEERTRKQMAKAPVFDPSDNQAQHTKLRELEQRAKQLREEEEERTRKQMAKARAKLEDLDRRKQSMKGPTQKSEASSDAMQSSEGSTSRVVQSPDLSSELPPEKPKSVNKEFVVQNQSVSFQHGADSADVTRHNNAPHIQDGDAPRQKRNGYREKQSLEKNSNVKSISTSNNEAPKNHTDASGKITVSVGEVAIEIAPSCQSNLPLNSNAVPGSSSFPMNANAMTESSVSQRKKNNKGGKNKHKVEVASSVATSQSLEAKEPNLVNASLELGKPIVFQTELDSNSVQSVTISKDENQLFEHQSSLPSEDSHGRANSQWKAQHSRRMSKNSQLNRSAEKFHGDAVWAPVGSQNKADADEASHKNVVEAITPFMKIDHQAQGNPKNKRAEIERYIPKPVAKEMAQQGSIQQLVASSGNQTTSDEVIEGADSSPGTKNSQPAGSAVGKVGLAFESRNRDGRQNKQGRAHGSWRQRGSTELVGVQSLQDGPSYPGQNVQNPVKDYQTQKLDVGLVKEQQTYSDEWNAPDGGNIPDNSDSVAHVAVTAITDQGVTGRAKRLPLKGHKGMGNNNGLDQKECSSGDADKIDTQSSSLEMSHIHLPTTSKDNRGTGERSTAHWQPKSQTFPANSQGSRTNSVRSGGPGVVWTNKKESTPQGATVPLTPLHDKRTGEGVSPPCHDQFPSKKVDAEEALGAGGHREAKRGKKVGSLKGRPHSPNLVPVSPVEQAPGSMDVRQEQRSSSGFRKSGNQNNNRFSRLHESRGDWNSSGHDSKHNNPSSNWDRQRPNSHYEYQPVGPDNNNKSNIAEGPKDGIPNTGPRFRERGQNHSRHGGGRFYGRQGGTDRVDADYE